tattgtcatgaGCTGAAATTCAATTGAATTTTGAGGTCTCTGTTTGGTTGTAAATGATTTAGGTATTTTTGAGGGGTTGATTTGGGAGATGAGCAAAGAACACCAACCTGAGCCTCTTGATTTCTTCATTTGGACTGTTGAGGTATTATATTTCTCTGTGTCTATGAATCTAATGTTTTGGGTCTTCTGTTTACGAGTAGatcttgtttgattttgttatgTGATTTGGGTTTCTCTGGTGATAGAATTTGGGAGGTTTGACCATAGTTGTTACTTTgtaatttgattattttgattTCGTTGCTTGTACAATAAATTGATTTTCGAAATTTTGGATcattttctttagatttatttttaattttgattgtgATTATGGGTTGAATTGGTATATGAGTATCAGTTGAAATTGCGGTTATTATGTGGTTCATTTTGATTGGGATGTTGAATGAAGCAAGTATGAACTGGGAAAGTATTGGTTTTGATTGACGATCCTGATATTATGAAGTCCGACTTAATGAACATGATAACTCAAAGAAGgaaattgtaatttatttttgcttaaattaaCAAGGCTAAACTATACTATTTGGGCCCTTAAGTATGCAGTAGGTTCCATTTCTTGATTTTAACAAGTTCTGATTTTCCATGGAAATTTTTAATTCTGAGCAATATATGCTTCCATCCAAAAAGCTGATGAGGTTGTTCAAAAGTGAATGACTTGAAGCGAGCCATATCATCAATTTTTGTGATGAGCATGTTCATCCATTTGGACGAAATGACTAAATCAATTACAGTTAAGAATTTCGCGGCAAAATTTGTAGTTATTAGATTTTAGGGATGACAGTTagaatttaaccctaaatttcacatattgcaaGTATAGTTTAGCCATTTAACAGTCTCTAACTACATACAAGTTATGGGTTTGGGGTAAGGTTCCCAATATTGGTATTTTGAATTTGTGGGTTGAGATTTGACAATTTTTCTTCATTGTCATATCAAGTTTGTCAAACTTTGCTTTTCCAACAACATGGATTGGTAAGAAATGACACATGTGAGGACCCTTAATTAGGTCATTTGAAAGGATAATTCTTTTCATACATTCAAGGCTGTTCAATTACAGTTGTAAAGTAATCCTTTTGGTTGTTTCTATTATTGGTTTAGTGCTCAAAAAGCTGCTGAGATCTTGGTTATGCTCATCTAGCATTATTTCGACAGTTACATTCTAACTACCCAAGTTCTATATGACCATTGCACTTACCTGGCATTTAATACATGGACGTTTTTATAATCTTGGAGTACCTCTTTGGAATTTGAAAGATACACGGGTAAATTACTGGCTCCCTGTTCAGCACAACCGCTATAGATTGCACCGccttattttttgaatttgtcaaAAAAGCGTATTACTCTAAAAATTAGTAGAGAACTAGGTAGTGCTTGGCTTGCTGGCTCCGGAGAGAAATAGGATTGCCTATTGAGACAAATATTTGGCAACTGGAAGGGGAATAAGAAATAATTTTGTTGACAAACAAAACAAGAGTTGCTTCAAATGGTAGTAGTTCATTCACAATCGGAAGTAGGATTAGGCTATGTCAGTAAAGTGTAGTGGAAAGAAGTTTTGGATCACCTTAAGGTGGTAGTGACATGAAGCATTCCTGTAACTGTTCTAAAAGTTAAAATAAGGTTCTCCTCTGCCATTTTGAAGACTTGATATTACATATATGGCtgtcaaaagaaaaagggaaaaaaattgtgatatttggcTAGCTGACATGTTTCAtttacaattctttttttttttttttttgttttttcaggaTGTTGGTTTGTGGTTGGAAGTGATAAATCTTGGTAGTTACCGCCagatttttaaagaaaatggtGTCAATGGTGAATATCTGGAAGGCATGTCCATGTTTACTACTGAGCAGATTCTTCGGTTTATTAGACGATGTCACATGAAATGGGGAGACTTCATCACTCTGTGCAAGGAGCTCAGGAGGATTAAGggtatctctctttctctgttgtATGCGTCTTTGCTGGGattttgggggtgggggagaAGGGTGTGCAGGGATGTATGTGcatgaaaatttttgtttcgaCAGTGTAACTAAGAAACTGCTTGTGTGTGAGAGAAAATTGGTTTAGTCATGCCACCTTTTAGAGGTGCTATTGTGAGAGATGCCGATTAGCTTAGTACTCTTTTCTTGAAGAAGcctttctgttcttttttctttttttctttttttatagcAACCGTTTACTGCCTCATTTATAAACTTGTAATCTTGATGTTGTTGAGGTAGTCAGAAATGGGGTTGTGTGTTTTGGCATATTTACAAGTCGTACATTTTTTCTGGAGGACTTCACTCCTTTCCTTTCAGTGGTTTTACTAATgatttttccttattatttatGGCTTGGATATGCATATATAAGTCACATATCCTTATATAATTCTATGGCTTCACCCTCCTATCTTTGCTTGCATGTGCAGCCGCAGGGAGGGGGTGGGGTTTAGGGTCGAAAGAGTGTTGGTGtcatatttttaatgttaaggACCTAAAGGAACTAACCTCAGTACTTCACTATTGATGTGTACAGTATTTGTAAATAGCAGTTTTAGAATTCTTCtacatttttccaaaattgaaaatggaagaaaatggtttttttcCCCTCTTATTTCTGTGCAAGGTGTTTCTCTGGAGGAGGAATACACTGGCTATAATTGGTTCATACATCTCAAACATTAAAATTGTTTACTTATATAGCACATCAACTGCTGTGTCAAAATATTCTCATTACCTTTTCTCTCTGGCAACAGCTTGAGTTttgttttaacattttttttttatatcaatggATTTTTTGTGGTCATTGATGCAGTAATTTCCCTTAAATAATGACGCATAGTTTTCTAGATAAACATTGTGTACCAAGTAAATAggtctttgttattttctctagGACTTGTAATCTAGATATGAGTTGTATATACTAAAGTCTACTACATCTCCAGTGGCTTGCCTGAAAGGGGAACAAAAAGTCCGCCGGCCATGGTGGGCTCCTTCTTGCCTCTCGGTATTCTTTGTCAAGGTGGCGAAACGTAACAGACAGTCACGAGTCGTTTCCTTGAAGCTGGAACCATGATGCAAGATCAGCTTTATATGTATGtactttctttttggtttttttttttatttttttttatggattttctttttgtttagagAGCAGAAAGTAggaaagaacttttttttttttgtcttgaatCTGGCGAGGTCGCTGTTTGTTCTCCTTTGGAGAACTATATTTTACATACAAGCCCTTTTATGTGTTTATTTCTGTTGTACCTTCTGTACTAATCTGTAGAACAAGAATACAATGAATACCATGTTTTGAGTGATCAAGATGCTCCCCATCTCTGTGACTACCTTGTTTTCAGTATAGCTATGTATGATATTGGGCCTAggacttttcttcttcttcttctttccttttttttattggaaacaACTTCTTTAACCAGTACAGCAAGGAATGGATGTGTTATcagcaaaaagagagaaaaaggaacCAGAATGACTTGAGAGAAGTGAGACTCGAACCAAATCTTACATTCTTACCTATTGATATATGTAGTTGAAAATGCATTCATCTTCCCTGGTAAAGGCAATATCTGATTGTGAATTTATGGCCACTAGTTAAGGTGGCTGGTACGTAAATATCACTTGTAAAAGgttaattcaattgaattattagCGCTGTGATTGCTCCTTGCACTTGGATGTGAGACAACAGTATCAAAACTCCTATTACATGGAGGTGGTCTTCAATATCAGCAAAAATGATTGTGATTTGCAACATGTCCTTATTTCTACCTTCCGTTGATCCGAaagaaaattcataaataaaaataaaaaataaaaaattcaacaaatataATTCAATGGGCAGACCTGGCTAGCCCGGCTCTGAATAGTCTCCCATAGGAATGGGCTTATGTTGTAATGGCCAGCGGTAGAGATGCTATATTCTACTGTGTCtgcttttttccaaaaaaaaaaaagcaatacaAAGGATCACAGGAAGGGGGAGAAAAAGAGcaagatgagagaaaaaaacagagaaaacggGAGAATTGCAAGAGATggagtcaaaaaaaaaatatgagaggCAGCCCACTTTGCAGCACCACGTGCTCTTCTTTTAGCTTGTCTTTGGACTTTGTTGGATGCTTCTCAACTTGGAAAGGAGTCAAGAACATATTCCATATTTCTTATAGTCGGGGCAATATAGTAGTCTGAATTGAGGCTTGGATTGTTGATTCCCATGAGGACTGAGGAGGAATCTCCTTCAAGGATGAGAGGCTTGTCGATAGAGAGAGCTCGTTTAGCAGCAAATAAAGCAGCTTGTGCTTCACCAAACTCAACTTTTGTAGAATCAAGACTATCAAATGTTAAGGATTTCTTGCCTGTGTTTATAATGAATGAACAATTCTCTCTTatagaaccggttttatgagatgagttaggcttACGAATTTCTTCAGCTACTACACCCTGCCACGCTAACAAAATAGAATAAAGAGAAATACTACTCAGTATCTTCAGGTGTTTATATCCTAGCATTCTCTTTATtctttggcttttctttttttcttttttccttcatttaaaaaaaaaaaaaaatggattctATTATACTGGCGTGGTAAGGTGTAGtagctattttatttattttttatttttttaacgagGGTTGATCTAAAGGTTACTAGCATAGTGGAATAAAAATAGGATATTGGtgttatatataacattactcaactTTATATAGCtcaaataaaaagagtaaagtaatgttatatatcacacCACTATCTTACTATATTGATGTAGCATTGTCAATCTATCCTTATATCAactatttttaagaaaaaaaaaataataattcaatgataTATTGGCAATGCAATGTTAACATTATAGGATAGTGGTGAGATAATATTGTGGTATGTATAATAGTAATGCCACATGTTACACCTTCATCCTACTCTATTCCATTGAACTAATGTGGCAATGCCCGCTAGTCTTGAGATCAACCTttgttaagaaattaaaattcaaagGCAAATGTATAATAACACATCAACCCAATGAGATGTGGGtataatatgtagcattacttagataaaaaatagtaatgttAAAATTCACAATTTGTTAATATAACATTGTCCATCAGcctaaccctttttttttttttttttttttggaaaaaacaaaataaaaaaagcgtAATTCTACATACTATACCCCACATCccatgatttgtttttttttttaatatatatatatatatataatagatgaTCGAAGGGCTGAGATATGGCACCCATAATCCGAGTAAAATTGACGTGAGATGAGGGTTTAGTAAGGAacattatcaaataaaaatcaagtaatgctatataccatgTTATTATCTAATCATTctggtatgatattgtcaattcactattgatttttatttttattttttaacaatgattaatctaaaaataaattgaaaatgccACACCAGTACAATGAGTCGGTgatctaaaaataaattaaaattcacaATAATTATGCTTATTAGTTTAATTAGAGCCCAAAGAAAAGCTTTGCAAAACTGAGCTTACTCTTCTAAAACACATTTCTCACACTTTTACCACTCTTTCATACTTTCAAAAatttcctaaaccctaaacccccaAAACTCTCAGCTCTGGGAGCAGAGAAAAATGTTCTCTCCGGCAATAAAGAGGCCCGGAGCCGAGCGAAATCTCGGCAACACTGCGCTCCATTCCCCGATTACTCCTCTCACCGAGAACCGCCGATCCTTTCTCAGCAATTCGATTCCCGACCGTCCCAGCACCGGAACCCCTGCTCCTTGGGCTCCTCGCTTGTCCGTTCTCGCCAGGTACACCATACTTTATGCATCCGTGTTTGTATGTGTGCGTGTAGTTGAAGTGTATTGGAGCTTTAACTTATAATGGTGTTTGAATTTAGCATTATGTTCACTTTTTTGGCACTTTTAGTTGTATGTGGTTTCTAAGAAATGGGGTTTTATGGTTTCTGAATAATCGATGTTTTGGCAGTGTTCGCTGGACAATTTGTCAGAGTTAGATAAAAATGTATTTGTGTAGGGGAAGCATATTGGAGCTTTAATTATTTGTaatgttcttttttattctgAGGTTATTGTTTTGGTCTTAGTGGTATTTCGTTTCCAAGCAATGGGTTTTAACTATTTGCGATTAGTTAAAGTTTTGACTCAGTGTTTCATAGCGATGTGTGAGAATTAggtaaaaaatactttttttttgggtgttggCGAGGATTTAAGGTAGGATATGGGGTGGGGCTGAGTTGGTTTTTGGTTAATTGAGTTGGGTTGTCACTAATGGAGTGAGGGTCAACTATACGGGAATGAAGAATCTATGGTTgctttaatttgggttttggtttGCATTGAGTTTAGAGTTGGAGTTTGGGTGATGAATTGTGCTAATGTTGGTTTTGAGTGAACTTGGTTTCTGCTGGAAGTGATGAGAATGCTTGCTTATTTATTTGAGGGTGACTTCTTCTCTGTCGATAAAAGAGGGGAAGTTGGTAGAGTTAATGGGTTTTGTAGTTTAGAATGTATGGATCTACTGGCTTAGATATTGTGGTGGGTGTTGAGTGATTGGTATGCATTACTTATTGTTGAAAGTGAAAACGTGAGATTAACAGGTCATGTATtgtttcaatttatgtttaaataatTGTGGTATGAATTTCAGTGTTGCTAATATAATTACTAatctttatgttttgtttttttttttcgcctaGAATTCCTCCAGCGAACAGAAGTGATAAAGGGGATCAGACAGAACCAATCAAGCCTGTATATGTTGGAGAGTTTCCCCAGGTGGTTCGTGATGAACAGGCCAGTTTGCTGCAGAAGCGTAGTCCTGGTTAGTATAGCTGGTTTCATGAAATTAAACTATTCCAAGACTCTTTAAATGCTATATTTCTTTGAAAGAGATGCTCTTGGGTCTTGGCTCAGGAAGTAATGGTAGGATGGTGTTTGATAGATCAAACATTTTCTTCCTATCAAGacgaaaatttaaaaatagtaaaaaggtATCTGGAGAGAGTGAATTTCTAACTTGTATTTTTTCTTATGGCAGGTGATGCTTGTATATCTGGTGGAATTGAAAAGGGAACATCCCTTGCTTGGATTATCTGTGGAAATAGACTATTCATTTGGAGTTACTTATCACCTGCAGCTTCAGTGAAATGCAAT
This window of the Corylus avellana chromosome ca5, CavTom2PMs-1.0 genome carries:
- the LOC132183133 gene encoding uncharacterized protein LOC132183133; translation: MSKEHQPEPLDFFIWTVEDVGLWLEVINLGSYRQIFKENGVNGEYLEGMSMFTTEQILRFIRRCHMKWGDFITLCKELRRIKVACLKGEQKVRRPWWAPSCLSVFFVKVAKRNRQSRVVSLKLEP